In Taeniopygia guttata chromosome 34, bTaeGut7.mat, whole genome shotgun sequence, a genomic segment contains:
- the LOC140681304 gene encoding serine/threonine-protein kinase pim-1-like: MDSAAAGPEPPVSRSRDRRPGDGRPGAVEGRSGAAPGPGPSADSRVPPAGKAQEALQQRYRVGSLLGRGGFGSVFAATRLSDGAPVAIKRVPRNRVRHWDELPDGTSAPLEIVLLDKVSTGFPGVVQLLECLELPNNIVMVLERPERSQDLLHFIRARRFLSEEVARQLFRQVLEAVRHCTSRGVLHRDIKPENILVDLATGQAKLIDFGCGTYLQDTAYTHFAA, encoded by the exons ATGGATAG cgcggccgccggccccgagcctcccgtgtcccgttcccgagaccgaaggcctggggatggccggcccggggcggttgaggggcgctcgggggccgctcctggccccgggccgagcgctgacagccgcgtcccgcccgcagggaaggcgcaggaggcgctgcagcagcgctaccgagtgggttcgctgctggggcgcggcggcttcggcagcgtcttcgcagccacgcggctctcggatggtgccccg gtggccatcaaaagggtgccacggaaccgcgtccggcactgggacgagctg cccgacggcaccagcgcacccctggagatcgtgctgctggacaaggtgtccactggcttccctggtgtggtccagctgctggagtgccttgagctccccaacaacatcgtgatggtgctggagcggccggagcggtctcaggacctcctgcatttcattcgggcacggaggttcctgtctgaagaggtggcacggcagctgttccgccaggtgctggaggccgtgcggcactgcaccagccgtggggtcctgcaccgcgacatcaaaccagagaacatcctggttgacctggccactggccaggcaaaattgatcgactttggctgtggcacctacctgcaagacacagcctacactcactttgcag CATAG
- the LOC140681305 gene encoding olfactory receptor 14J1-like — protein MCYDRYVSICKPLHYGTLLGSRACAHMAAAAWASAFLNALMHMTNTFSLPLCHGNALGQFFCEIPQILKLSCSKSYLRDFGLNAVSACLAFGCFVFMVFSYVQIFRAVLRIPSGQRRHKAFSTCLPHLAVVSLFLSTAVYAHLKPPSMSSPSLDLALSVLYSVVPPALNPLIYSLRNQELKAAVWRLMTGCFQKH, from the coding sequence atgtgctacgaccgctacgtgtccatctgcaaacccctgcactacgggaccctcctgggcagcagagcttgtgcccacatggcagcagctgcctgggccagtgcctttctcaatgctctcatgcacatgacaaatacattttccctgcctctgtgccatggcaatgccctgggccagttcttctgtgaaatcccccagatcctcaagctctcctgctccaaatcctacctcagggACTTTGGGCTCAATGCAGTTAGTGCCTGTTTAGCATTTGGctgttttgtgttcatggttttctcctatgtgcagatcttcagggctgtgctaaGGATCCCCTCTGGGCAGagacggcacaaagccttttccacctgcctccctcacctggccgtggtctctctgttcctcagcacagcagtgtATGCCCATCTGAAGCCCCCctcgatgtcctccccatccctggatctggccctgtcagttctgtactcggtggtgcctccagccctgaaccccctcatctacagcctgaggaaccaggagctcaaggctgcagtgtggagactgatgactggatgctttcagaaacattaa